In a single window of the Nodularia spumigena CCY9414 genome:
- a CDS encoding OmpA/MotB family protein has protein sequence MDNFIRDEIDAEMIEDDDSSIYLSIGDLMSGLLMFFALLFITALLQLAQKDVPKRLIIGNVVGEMKSNNINVKVNPETGDISIQESILFAQGSNELKPEGKAFLSRFIPVYSGVIFSKEEFENEISRVVIEGHTSSEGDEKINLELSLMRSLSVYKYIFSDINFPTKTALSQKILAAGRGEVEADHSRDNPGDRKVVFRFQFRNDELKKDIAETSL, from the coding sequence ATGGATAATTTTATTAGAGATGAAATTGATGCAGAGATGATAGAGGATGATGACTCTAGCATCTATCTGTCTATTGGCGATTTGATGTCTGGTTTGCTGATGTTTTTTGCTTTGCTATTTATCACTGCATTACTCCAACTTGCACAAAAGGATGTACCAAAACGGTTAATAATTGGTAATGTGGTGGGCGAGATGAAAAGTAACAATATTAATGTCAAAGTTAATCCTGAAACTGGAGATATCAGCATTCAGGAGTCAATTCTGTTTGCTCAGGGAAGTAACGAACTAAAACCAGAAGGTAAAGCTTTTCTCAGCCGTTTTATTCCTGTTTACAGTGGGGTAATTTTTTCAAAGGAAGAATTTGAAAACGAAATTAGCCGTGTAGTTATAGAAGGTCATACTAGCTCGGAAGGAGATGAAAAAATAAATCTGGAACTGAGTTTAATGCGGTCTTTGTCAGTTTATAAATATATTTTTTCTGACATTAATTTCCCTACAAAAACGGCTTTGAGCCAGAAAATACTAGCTGCTGGTCGTGGAGAAGTTGAAGCTGATCACAGTCGGGATAATCCAGGCGATCGCAAAGTGGTTTTCCGCTTTCAGTTTCGTAATGATGAGTTAAAAAAAGATATCGCTGAAACCTCACTTTAA
- a CDS encoding EH signature domain-containing protein, with product MNFEFSLPSLPEPPKCIPNQLIQLTSNLPEPKISTPSVDKVLAAIEQGKADQVSQLDWIYCIHAKAQWDKQNTDRSHKTSAAIWKVAISNSWLQHQLLWRLALYSHHQQEQVLAKSLADSFDIFANSNLVSHLLPVQIVRALCSQQPGRELAKIADEQRVNQTELVNIILRDLPVWIPSFSQFIEEITPYFVKMISPNQQQVTWLLSCLNEMSNTQQINAVDYLLTRVYNDVVKNYSFLVDWLRNNYRNGENWYKLSEPARRRLRQWIGGINYGDFQRLVDVILSRIALESFESNRLRSRREFWANYSNRFERLRILLPSTSQIAIGYQIQGDVDLLKDDGSDPTEVCIFDFGDLFVVEFFRGRGSETRLFPNNSQTQQILFGESRLSVKQIRCLGGDKHDHVFLWQVFSPIWLANNGILPNRNTPPSRNPTTGELREREYRLEQWSREIKYLEREAKLYCNVQ from the coding sequence TTGAATTTTGAATTTTCTCTTCCTTCCCTACCTGAACCTCCAAAATGTATTCCTAATCAACTGATTCAGCTTACAAGTAACTTACCAGAGCCAAAAATCTCAACACCAAGTGTTGATAAAGTATTAGCAGCTATTGAACAGGGTAAAGCTGATCAAGTAAGTCAATTAGACTGGATTTACTGCATCCATGCTAAAGCACAGTGGGATAAACAAAATACTGACCGTTCTCATAAAACATCAGCAGCCATTTGGAAGGTAGCAATTTCTAACTCATGGTTACAACATCAGCTATTGTGGCGTTTAGCTCTTTATTCTCATCATCAGCAAGAACAGGTATTAGCCAAGTCTTTAGCTGATTCTTTTGATATCTTTGCTAATTCTAACTTAGTTAGTCACCTGCTACCAGTTCAAATTGTGCGGGCACTTTGCAGTCAACAACCAGGGAGAGAATTAGCCAAAATTGCTGATGAACAGCGTGTCAATCAAACTGAATTAGTTAACATAATTCTAAGAGATTTACCAGTTTGGATTCCATCATTCAGCCAATTCATAGAAGAGATAACACCATATTTTGTAAAAATGATTTCTCCAAATCAGCAGCAAGTAACCTGGTTGTTAAGTTGCTTGAATGAAATGTCAAATACTCAGCAAATAAACGCTGTTGATTATTTACTAACCCGTGTTTATAATGATGTAGTAAAAAATTATTCTTTCTTAGTTGATTGGTTGCGAAATAACTACAGAAATGGGGAAAATTGGTATAAACTTTCCGAACCAGCTAGGCGAAGACTTCGACAGTGGATTGGCGGCATTAATTATGGTGATTTCCAAAGGTTAGTAGATGTAATATTGAGCCGGATAGCTTTAGAATCCTTCGAGTCAAATAGGCTACGTAGTCGCAGAGAATTTTGGGCTAACTACAGTAACCGCTTTGAACGGCTTCGCATTTTGTTACCCAGCACATCACAAATTGCCATAGGATATCAAATTCAAGGTGATGTCGATTTACTAAAGGATGATGGTAGTGATCCTACAGAGGTTTGTATATTCGATTTTGGTGACTTGTTTGTAGTCGAATTTTTTCGTGGAAGAGGTAGTGAAACGCGCCTGTTTCCTAATAATTCCCAAACTCAGCAAATCCTTTTTGGTGAATCAAGGCTTTCAGTTAAACAAATTCGCTGTTTGGGTGGCGATAAGCACGATCATGTATTTCTTTGGCAGGTATTTTCGCCAATCTGGCTGGCCAATAATGGCATTTTACCTAATCGAAATACTCCCCCTTCCAGAAACCCGACAACAGGTGAATTACGAGAGAGAGAATACCGACTTGAACAATGGAGCAGAGAAATTAAGTATCTAGAAAGGGAAGCTAAACTCTACTGTAATGTTCAGTAA
- a CDS encoding DUF4870 domain-containing protein, which yields MPVAYDSHKRKLLSSLCHGAIFFSTTLFSIGVPIVITLISDDPVVKSNAKESINFHFNVWFWATIIGVPIGILSFLTFGLGGILFFPVVALGFALHWGLTIWALLHCFSRPDEPFRYPFIFRVF from the coding sequence ATGCCAGTTGCATACGATTCTCATAAGCGTAAATTGCTATCATCGCTGTGTCACGGGGCGATTTTCTTTAGTACAACATTATTCTCTATTGGGGTTCCAATTGTCATTACTTTAATTTCTGACGACCCAGTGGTGAAAAGTAACGCTAAAGAATCGATTAATTTTCACTTCAATGTTTGGTTTTGGGCAACTATTATTGGCGTTCCAATTGGGATTCTATCTTTCCTCACCTTTGGCTTGGGGGGAATTTTATTCTTTCCCGTAGTTGCGTTGGGTTTTGCTCTGCACTGGGGATTGACAATTTGGGCGCTGTTGCACTGTTTTAGCCGGCCAGATGAACCATTCCGTTATCCGTTCATTTTTCGAGTCTTCTAA